One window of Laspinema palackyanum D2c genomic DNA carries:
- a CDS encoding nucleoside triphosphate pyrophosphatase: protein MGIPAFVLASISPARLHLLQSAGIEPIVCRSDFDESTVTSTDPVTLVNTLAQCKAEAVVAKFRNPGDRTVNPEKPDNPSRVVVLGCDSVLQVDGEIYGKPETPAEAVQRWQKMRGGVGELYTGHALFDLNSDRHVVRCQMTRVYFANISDRQIENYVATEEPLRCAGCFAIDGRGGLFVEKLEGCHTNVIGLSLPLLRSLLEELGYDVTDFWPDSIHRSL from the coding sequence ATGGGCATTCCTGCATTTGTATTAGCTTCAATTTCTCCGGCGCGTTTGCACCTGTTGCAAAGTGCGGGAATCGAACCGATTGTCTGTCGCAGTGATTTTGATGAATCAACGGTGACATCAACGGACCCGGTGACTCTGGTGAATACCCTGGCGCAATGCAAGGCAGAGGCAGTGGTAGCTAAGTTTAGGAATCCGGGCGATCGCACCGTGAACCCAGAAAAACCCGACAACCCCTCCCGGGTAGTCGTCTTAGGGTGCGATTCAGTCTTGCAAGTGGATGGGGAAATCTATGGCAAACCGGAAACCCCAGCAGAGGCAGTCCAACGATGGCAAAAAATGCGCGGGGGTGTGGGTGAACTTTATACAGGTCATGCCTTGTTTGATTTAAACAGCGATCGCCACGTAGTGCGCTGCCAAATGACGCGGGTGTACTTTGCCAACATCAGCGATCGGCAAATCGAAAACTATGTTGCAACAGAAGAACCCCTGCGCTGTGCCGGTTGCTTTGCGATCGATGGCCGAGGCGGACTCTTCGTGGAAAAATTGGAGGGCTGCCATACCAATGTCATTGGCTTAAGTTTACCCTTATTGCGGAGTCTTCTGGAAGAACTCGGCTATGATGTCACTGACTTCTGGCCGGATTCAATTCATCGGTCTTTGTAA
- a CDS encoding helix-turn-helix domain-containing protein, with the protein MGVSFQTVNRWEYGRATPSPMAIKLIELQLRQISERGADLMYGLF; encoded by the coding sequence ATGGGTGTGTCCTTCCAGACTGTCAACCGCTGGGAGTATGGACGCGCCACTCCCTCACCGATGGCGATAAAGCTGATTGAGTTGCAGTTGCGGCAGATATCTGAGCGAGGTGCTGATTTGATGTACGGCTTATTTTAG
- a CDS encoding DUF6883 domain-containing protein → MKLPNPDQALIPFEKLEGYSLNPNHSEGGHKARVFQSALGIGLEESEELRIALFQALKVEDAIPTNRTNYGQKYQIDFEMTRERKSAIIRSMWMIKPNEDFPRLITCYIP, encoded by the coding sequence GTGAAACTACCGAATCCTGATCAAGCACTGATTCCGTTTGAAAAATTGGAGGGCTATTCACTTAATCCAAATCACTCTGAAGGTGGGCACAAAGCCCGTGTCTTTCAATCTGCCCTAGGCATTGGGCTAGAAGAATCTGAAGAACTACGGATCGCTCTGTTCCAAGCTCTCAAAGTGGAAGATGCTATCCCAACCAACCGCACTAATTACGGGCAGAAATACCAGATTGACTTTGAAATGACGCGGGAAAGGAAAAGTGCCATCATTAGAAGTATGTGGATGATTAAGCCAAATGAAGACTTCCCACGGCTCATCACCTGTTACATTCCCTAG
- a CDS encoding heavy metal translocating P-type ATPase, with product MLSSETQRPNLPSPVATTALDVGGMKCAGCVQAVERQLTQQPGVISARVNLVTEVAAVEYEPDKIDPAQLAQKLTSSGFPTELRSTTPDIQGENVQTNRHRQSIRTAIWNLAVATLLILLSGLGHLGQLGLLNQIGFHWALATAAIAIPGRPILVEGVRALWRNSPNMNTLVGLGALSAYLASCIAFLFPQLKWECFFDEPVMLLGFILLGRTLEQLARQRAASSLQALISLKPATARLITTPLSPTTDSDSPLFTLEISADRVKVGEFVQVLPGEKIPVDGEIISGSTTIDESMLTGESLPVLKQTGDPVVGGTLNQSGVIAIRATRIGGETTLAQIVALVEEAQTRKAPIQHLADTVAGYFTYGVMAIATVTFAFWYFIGTHLFPQVLQPAMQLTPLLHQGAHLHSLMEPTSPLLLSLKLAIAVLVIACPCSLGLATPTALLVGTSMGAERGLLIRGGDILEGVAQINTVIFDKTGTLTTGEPEVTDCLCIDSVDASEMLQLAATVESGTNHPLAKAILIESKTQNLPLLRGDCFQTEPGCGVSATVENDSILLGTEDWFRQQGIEISPDWSTRIRGLAEAGKTVVLVGRGGELIGCIAVRDRLREDAQSTLDACREMGLRVMMVTGDRPEAAQAIGQSLGLNPTDILAGVSPAGKAEAIGHLQSQGQCVAMVGDGINDAPALAQADIGITLNAATDVAVETAGIVLMRDSLLDVVSSIHLSRATFRKIRQNLFWAFAYNILGIPVAAGLLLPLWGILLNPATAGAFMAFSSVSVVTNSLLLRRTD from the coding sequence ATGCTTTCATCCGAAACCCAAAGACCCAATCTACCCTCACCTGTTGCCACCACTGCCCTGGATGTGGGCGGCATGAAATGTGCCGGTTGTGTCCAAGCAGTAGAACGTCAACTCACACAACAACCCGGGGTGATTTCCGCCCGGGTCAATTTGGTCACGGAAGTGGCCGCAGTGGAGTATGAACCAGACAAAATTGACCCGGCACAACTGGCCCAAAAGTTGACCTCATCGGGATTCCCCACAGAACTGCGTTCTACCACCCCCGATATCCAAGGGGAGAATGTCCAAACCAATCGCCACCGCCAATCTATTCGCACCGCCATCTGGAATCTGGCAGTCGCCACCCTGTTAATCCTCCTCTCCGGACTCGGACACCTCGGCCAACTCGGACTCCTCAACCAGATCGGATTCCATTGGGCCTTAGCAACAGCGGCGATCGCCATTCCAGGCCGTCCCATCCTAGTTGAAGGGGTCCGCGCCTTATGGCGCAACAGTCCCAACATGAATACCTTAGTGGGATTAGGCGCACTCAGTGCCTATCTCGCCAGTTGCATCGCCTTCCTGTTTCCCCAACTCAAATGGGAATGCTTTTTCGATGAACCCGTGATGTTACTCGGATTTATCCTCCTCGGACGCACCTTAGAACAACTGGCAAGACAGCGCGCCGCCTCCTCCCTCCAGGCCCTAATCTCCCTCAAACCCGCCACCGCCCGCTTAATCACCACCCCCCTCTCTCCCACAACTGATTCCGATTCCCCCCTCTTCACCCTGGAAATCAGCGCCGATCGCGTCAAAGTCGGCGAATTTGTCCAAGTCCTCCCCGGAGAAAAAATCCCCGTAGATGGGGAAATCATCTCCGGCAGTACCACCATTGATGAGTCCATGTTGACCGGCGAATCCCTCCCGGTCCTCAAACAAACCGGCGATCCCGTCGTTGGGGGCACCCTGAATCAGTCCGGCGTCATCGCCATCCGCGCCACCCGCATTGGGGGAGAAACCACCCTCGCGCAAATTGTCGCCCTCGTAGAAGAGGCCCAAACCCGCAAAGCACCGATTCAACACCTCGCCGATACCGTCGCCGGATACTTTACCTACGGCGTCATGGCGATCGCCACGGTGACCTTTGCATTCTGGTACTTCATCGGCACCCACCTCTTCCCCCAAGTCTTACAACCGGCGATGCAGTTGACCCCCCTCTTACATCAGGGAGCTCACCTCCATTCCCTGATGGAACCGACTTCCCCCTTATTACTCAGTTTAAAACTGGCGATCGCCGTCTTAGTCATCGCTTGTCCTTGTTCCCTGGGACTCGCCACCCCCACCGCCCTCCTCGTCGGCACTAGCATGGGTGCAGAACGGGGATTACTGATTCGCGGAGGAGACATTCTCGAAGGGGTCGCCCAAATTAATACCGTGATTTTTGATAAAACCGGCACTCTCACCACCGGGGAACCGGAAGTCACCGATTGTCTCTGCATTGACTCGGTTGATGCCAGCGAAATGCTGCAACTCGCCGCTACAGTGGAAAGCGGAACTAATCATCCCCTCGCCAAAGCGATTTTAATCGAGTCCAAAACCCAGAATCTCCCCCTCCTCCGTGGCGATTGCTTTCAGACGGAACCAGGATGCGGGGTTTCCGCAACGGTGGAGAATGATTCTATCCTGTTGGGAACTGAGGACTGGTTTAGGCAACAGGGGATAGAGATTTCCCCAGACTGGAGTACCCGGATCCGAGGACTGGCCGAAGCGGGTAAAACCGTGGTGTTAGTGGGGAGAGGGGGAGAATTAATTGGGTGTATTGCTGTGCGCGATCGCCTGCGAGAGGATGCTCAATCCACCTTGGATGCTTGTCGGGAAATGGGATTACGGGTGATGATGGTAACTGGCGATCGGCCAGAAGCGGCCCAGGCGATCGGGCAATCCCTGGGACTCAACCCCACGGATATCCTCGCGGGAGTCTCTCCTGCCGGTAAAGCAGAGGCGATCGGGCACCTCCAATCCCAGGGTCAATGCGTCGCAATGGTCGGAGATGGTATTAATGATGCCCCTGCCTTAGCGCAAGCGGATATTGGCATCACTTTAAATGCCGCCACCGACGTTGCTGTAGAAACCGCAGGTATTGTTTTAATGCGCGATTCTCTCCTGGATGTGGTCAGTTCTATCCACCTAAGTCGCGCCACCTTTCGCAAAATTCGGCAAAACTTATTTTGGGCTTTCGCTTACAATATCCTCGGCATTCCCGTCGCTGCCGGTCTGTTACTGCCTCTGTGGGGAATCTTATTAAATCCCGCCACTGCCGGTGCATTCATGGCCTTCAGTTCCGTCAGTGTCGTCACTAATTCCCTACTGTTGCGCCGCACTGATTAG
- a CDS encoding Uma2 family endonuclease, with protein sequence MTIAAELRSLSVRDYHRMVEVGILAASERVELIEGQLYTMAAKGTAHSAAVTRIDRALSQRLRGRALLRFQDSVQLSDFSEPEPDIAIAHIDPLDYEDHHPTPTEIYWLIEVADSTLRRDRDLKVPVYGRSGIQEYWILDVQERCLYVFREPRQDGYQSEQKLSEQDAIAPLAFPDCIILVGEFLRSATQE encoded by the coding sequence ATGACGATCGCCGCTGAACTTCGCTCTCTGAGCGTGCGGGATTATCACCGCATGGTAGAAGTAGGAATTTTGGCTGCTTCTGAGCGGGTGGAATTGATTGAAGGGCAACTTTACACAATGGCAGCAAAAGGAACGGCGCACAGTGCGGCAGTTACCCGAATTGATCGGGCTTTGTCGCAACGCTTGCGGGGACGAGCGCTGCTGCGGTTTCAAGACTCCGTGCAGTTGAGTGATTTTTCTGAGCCAGAGCCGGATATTGCGATCGCCCACATTGACCCATTAGACTATGAAGATCATCACCCAACACCCACAGAAATCTATTGGTTAATAGAAGTCGCAGATAGCACCCTGCGGCGAGACCGAGATCTAAAAGTTCCAGTATATGGCAGATCGGGCATTCAAGAGTATTGGATTTTGGATGTGCAGGAACGATGCCTGTATGTGTTTCGAGAACCAAGGCAAGACGGCTATCAATCGGAACAAAAGCTATCTGAGCAAGATGCGATCGCGCCGCTTGCGTTTCCTGATTGCATCATTTTAGTGGGAGAGTTTTTGCGATCGGCTACTCAAGAATAA
- the psbP gene encoding photosystem II reaction center PsbP, translated as MLKRIATIMVVIVSLVLSSCTVSAASGLKSHIDSTDGYEFLYPNGWVPVKVNNGPDVVYHDLIETRENVSVVVSPVKDGKTLTELGTPSEVGYKLSKNAIAPPGSGREAELINAEQREKGSKTYYLLEYAVKLPTQERHNFASVAISRGKLFTLNVSTSEARAEKMKEQFQTVVDSFSVY; from the coding sequence ATGCTCAAACGAATTGCCACAATTATGGTGGTCATAGTTAGTCTGGTCCTCAGCAGTTGTACGGTTTCCGCTGCCAGTGGACTCAAAAGCCATATCGATAGTACCGATGGATACGAATTCCTGTATCCCAATGGATGGGTGCCAGTCAAGGTGAATAATGGTCCCGATGTGGTCTATCACGATTTGATAGAAACCCGGGAAAATGTGAGCGTAGTGGTTTCTCCGGTGAAAGATGGGAAAACCTTAACCGAATTGGGGACGCCGAGTGAGGTGGGGTATAAACTCTCCAAAAATGCGATCGCACCCCCGGGATCCGGGCGGGAAGCGGAATTAATTAATGCCGAACAGCGAGAAAAGGGTTCAAAGACTTACTATCTGTTAGAATATGCAGTCAAACTTCCCACCCAAGAGCGACATAATTTTGCCAGTGTTGCGATTAGTCGCGGGAAACTTTTTACGTTAAATGTCTCCACCTCGGAAGCGCGTGCCGAAAAAATGAAAGAGCAGTTTCAAACCGTGGTGGATAGTTTCTCGGTTTACTAA
- a CDS encoding 5-(carboxyamino)imidazole ribonucleotide synthase, translating to MSQIDRTEKINRVGVIGGGQLAWMMADAAEALGIDLVVQTPKNSDPAAARASEVILAPIDDAQATAQLAERCDVITFENEFVDLTALGELERQGVRFRPKLSVLAPILDKYEQRCYLRSLGLPVPKFMAFDGTELPPTQDLPTEKVVIKARRHGYDGQGTAICGDRQTLLSTWERWGRPGVLLEEFIPFERELAVMAARNQAGEVVIYPVVETQQEAQVCRRAIAPGDVTPEVNAQVEAIAHRLLSALEVVGIFGIELFLTPQGQVLVNEIAPRTHNSGHLTLNACNTSQFEMHLRAVCDLPLPSPILNCAGAVMVNLLGYEASEDDYEAKQQQLRAVPGAHLYWYGKTQSRPGRKMGHVTAIVQGVSGNALQQQCQELAQQIESIWYPGSF from the coding sequence ATGAGCCAGATCGATCGCACTGAAAAAATAAACCGGGTTGGAGTAATAGGCGGGGGTCAACTGGCCTGGATGATGGCGGATGCGGCGGAGGCACTCGGGATCGACCTCGTGGTTCAGACCCCCAAAAATAGCGATCCCGCAGCGGCCCGAGCTTCTGAGGTGATTTTAGCACCGATTGATGATGCCCAGGCTACGGCGCAACTGGCTGAACGCTGCGATGTGATTACGTTTGAAAATGAGTTTGTGGATTTAACGGCGTTAGGGGAGTTGGAACGACAAGGGGTCCGCTTCCGCCCGAAATTGTCGGTTTTAGCGCCAATTTTGGATAAGTATGAACAGCGGTGTTATTTGCGATCGCTGGGGTTGCCGGTGCCCAAATTTATGGCCTTTGATGGGACCGAACTGCCGCCTACCCAGGACCTGCCTACGGAAAAGGTGGTGATTAAGGCGCGACGGCATGGCTATGATGGTCAGGGAACGGCTATCTGTGGCGATCGCCAAACCCTGCTCTCCACCTGGGAACGTTGGGGTCGCCCGGGGGTACTCCTGGAAGAATTTATCCCCTTTGAGCGGGAATTGGCGGTGATGGCGGCGCGAAATCAGGCCGGGGAAGTGGTGATTTATCCGGTGGTGGAAACCCAGCAGGAAGCGCAAGTTTGCCGGAGAGCGATCGCCCCTGGGGATGTCACTCCAGAGGTGAATGCTCAAGTGGAGGCGATCGCGCATCGTCTATTATCCGCCTTAGAGGTTGTCGGCATCTTCGGCATCGAACTATTTTTAACCCCCCAGGGTCAGGTCCTAGTCAATGAAATTGCTCCTCGGACCCACAACAGCGGCCACCTAACCCTCAATGCCTGCAACACCTCTCAGTTTGAAATGCATCTGAGGGCGGTTTGTGATTTACCCTTGCCGAGTCCCATCCTCAACTGTGCCGGTGCCGTCATGGTGAATTTGCTGGGATATGAGGCGTCTGAGGACGACTATGAGGCAAAACAGCAGCAACTCCGGGCAGTTCCCGGGGCGCATCTGTATTGGTATGGCAAGACTCAATCCCGTCCCGGGCGCAAAATGGGTCATGTAACGGCGATCGTCCAGGGGGTATCTGGAAACGCCTTACAGCAGCAGTGTCAGGAACTCGCCCAGCAGATAGAATCCATCTGGTATCCTGGGTCCTTTTAA
- a CDS encoding DUF4926 domain-containing protein, translating into MKLLDVVALTEHLPDLNLHKGQVGTIIEVYEPDVFEVEFVDLQGKTYALETLMVNQLMPVHYQPLPRSNEADVDPDVLSSIVTEETLVSSLQREQFSEYQRDIINAYREWGDVIQLKAVHSDISNGSLPLIDGINILESAKKIVKAAALSAIEPRSYYPGKHFTQTNKYLEKVRIGQTEQGSYIFNIISPLNNEMNITGEESKSDPYERKVVKTLFRALSSLTATSEQQEDLTNAVEQGISGNLCEAIAEMGGSQKRLGFSFCLLNSPSLELPGDIPKEIVLPAELLPKIEQLGKKLKERKITKRKHRTLSDSVEEVSPNSLQEPTLTQIEGFVVRLEWSGGDKKAKVTIVATIEDEEKEVTVELEKNEYLLAIQANVDQIPVTGYGVLIPEKDGLILKETRSFRIQNS; encoded by the coding sequence ATGAAACTTTTAGATGTCGTTGCCCTAACCGAACATTTACCTGACTTAAACCTTCATAAAGGTCAAGTCGGTACGATTATTGAAGTTTACGAACCCGATGTATTTGAGGTCGAATTCGTAGACCTTCAGGGTAAAACCTACGCTTTAGAAACCCTAATGGTCAATCAATTAATGCCGGTTCACTATCAACCGCTTCCTCGGTCAAATGAAGCAGATGTGGACCCGGATGTTTTATCCTCTATTGTAACCGAAGAAACCCTTGTTTCTAGCCTACAAAGAGAGCAATTTAGTGAATATCAAAGGGACATAATAAATGCTTACCGAGAATGGGGTGATGTTATTCAGCTCAAAGCGGTTCATTCAGATATTTCTAATGGAAGCCTTCCTTTGATAGATGGAATAAATATTTTAGAATCGGCTAAAAAAATAGTCAAAGCAGCAGCATTGTCTGCAATCGAGCCTAGATCGTACTATCCAGGTAAGCACTTTACTCAAACTAACAAGTATTTAGAAAAAGTACGGATAGGACAAACTGAGCAAGGAAGCTATATTTTTAATATTATTTCTCCATTAAATAATGAGATGAACATTACTGGAGAAGAATCTAAGAGCGACCCTTATGAAAGAAAAGTCGTAAAAACATTATTTCGAGCATTATCTAGTTTAACGGCAACATCGGAACAGCAAGAAGACTTAACGAACGCTGTTGAGCAAGGAATTAGTGGAAATTTATGTGAAGCTATTGCAGAAATGGGTGGAAGTCAAAAGAGATTAGGGTTTAGTTTCTGCCTACTTAACTCTCCTTCTTTAGAATTGCCAGGTGACATTCCAAAGGAAATTGTATTACCAGCAGAACTCCTTCCAAAGATTGAACAACTCGGTAAAAAGTTGAAAGAGCGAAAAATTACTAAGAGAAAACATCGAACCCTTAGCGATAGTGTGGAAGAAGTAAGTCCAAATTCACTGCAAGAGCCAACTCTTACTCAAATTGAAGGATTTGTAGTGAGGCTTGAATGGTCAGGTGGTGACAAAAAAGCGAAGGTTACAATTGTTGCTACTATAGAAGATGAAGAAAAAGAGGTTACTGTGGAACTTGAAAAGAATGAATATTTACTTGCTATTCAAGCAAACGTGGATCAGATTCCTGTGACTGGTTATGGTGTTTTAATTCCAGAAAAAGATGGCCTAATTTTAAAAGAAACACGCAGCTTTCGCATTCAAAATAGTTGA
- a CDS encoding glycosyltransferase family 2 protein: protein MPLVSVVVPAYNVSKTIRDTLDSILKQTFSDFELIIINDGSTDNTLQVIEGVRDPRLQVFSYENGGLPEARNRGIARATGEFITFMDADDLWTPDKLARQVAALQQNPEAGLAYSWTCFMDSEGKSFSKDFPCYLEGNVYPQLLVGNFITSGSNVMMRASAIESVGPFDRTLKSIEDWEYWLRVAAKWPFVVVPQHQILYRQSATSMASKIDVMEKYSVMVIDRAFANAPAELQGLKKHSLANTYQYLARICVTHTPDAEKLQTGWEKLQKAIRLHPAILLDKKVQRLLGKWMLLRLGSPDVSQYFLEKFGQMNPKNDPRRNNLNQEKTEKNILEVDNQIQNFLNQAVL from the coding sequence ATGCCATTAGTTTCTGTTGTTGTTCCCGCTTACAATGTTTCAAAAACGATTCGCGATACCCTCGATTCGATTTTAAAACAAACTTTTTCTGATTTTGAACTGATTATTATTAATGATGGCTCTACCGATAATACGTTACAGGTTATCGAAGGAGTCCGAGACCCAAGACTTCAAGTCTTCTCTTATGAAAATGGCGGACTCCCCGAAGCGCGAAATCGGGGAATTGCTCGCGCAACCGGAGAGTTTATTACCTTTATGGATGCAGACGATTTGTGGACGCCGGATAAATTAGCGCGCCAGGTTGCTGCATTACAACAAAATCCGGAAGCAGGACTCGCTTATAGTTGGACCTGCTTTATGGATAGCGAAGGTAAATCCTTTAGTAAAGATTTTCCTTGTTATCTTGAAGGCAATGTTTATCCCCAATTGTTAGTCGGTAATTTCATTACCTCTGGGTCGAATGTGATGATGCGTGCATCGGCGATTGAATCCGTGGGACCGTTTGATCGCACCCTGAAATCCATCGAAGATTGGGAATATTGGTTACGAGTTGCAGCGAAATGGCCGTTTGTAGTCGTCCCCCAGCATCAAATCCTGTATCGACAATCGGCGACATCAATGGCCTCTAAAATTGATGTCATGGAAAAATATAGCGTCATGGTCATCGATCGCGCCTTTGCCAACGCACCCGCAGAACTGCAAGGACTGAAAAAACACAGTTTAGCCAATACCTATCAATATTTAGCCCGAATCTGCGTCACCCATACCCCAGATGCTGAAAAACTGCAAACCGGATGGGAAAAATTGCAAAAAGCGATTCGCTTGCACCCGGCTATTTTACTAGATAAAAAAGTTCAGCGCCTGTTAGGAAAGTGGATGTTACTCCGCCTAGGTTCTCCAGATGTGTCCCAATATTTCCTCGAAAAATTTGGACAAATGAATCCAAAAAACGACCCCCGTCGGAATAATCTCAATCAAGAGAAAACCGAGAAAAATATCCTAGAAGTTGACAATCAAATTCAAAACTTTTTGAATCAAGCAGTTTTGTAA